One part of the Ciona intestinalis chromosome 5, KH, whole genome shotgun sequence genome encodes these proteins:
- the LOC104265696 gene encoding uncharacterized protein LOC104265696, with translation MPVATGPTKEHTNHLSNSDAVSRTISSTHVTQCSVEMSKGCSQTYEQYDDSIYFTRHSDSFFQLPTDGHLSPPGAMGQPHSSHLAAGFDTREFPRRRLMTATEMEVEAIRASPTPCVAPRKSDSPTRKRLRTSSCNELPGYHGNSRPIEQDHLRRRVSTLKKRVSQQPTITGSDGEHFSLVDSIHHVTSSPNNLDLTTPHSSYYEPPGLDNYDITHTINDGHRNYDIPVASNDEIGRNTPVPRGDSPMNVEDFISSLNEGVPPQCMNPSVGEAMLLDENSIEHSYSNHGYERSRTNTQLPQQPPTNPRRYDSTHHRHPVVIGMDRMQYTSALPISVPVTMTTVPYHGYSGNPRTHPGPCSIPPRVVAFPTQTAPVLSTCTRPPMNLQPPPQQPQHIAPYPYHDMHHIYPTNHLPFPTVPISRPTTHPHLNSTRPTHVDHLVSTIGGNQRAIYPLPTISGQNRPISSTQPVPPQLFGYRGNILYREGQCGGLPSRQRTVPVGQSTYPHHVFTYGDASRAHYIRNRQMPIPYPGNLQAEHPRINEDAVPVGGAAQPPRAVAMPTTFMPAVPALYHHDYSVDGHSAQNGHRGAASSAVHAPSLHSHPIVMSPWNVPQVIPPLPQFLAFPLPTLPGFMFNPFMTFRPLLALDEDVDPTNYEALINLAERLGEVKPQGLSKPRIDQLTSYRFKPGLSSPDQPICVVCMSEWEPKQLLRVLPCKHEFHAKCVDRWLRSNRTCPICRGDAGQQRSRSTHRPSGHVRNLATTQ, from the exons ATGCCGGTGGCTACAGGACCAACAAAAGAGCACACAAACCACCTGTCCAACTCAG ATGCAGTAAGTCGAACAATATCAAGCACACATGTTACACAATGTTCGGTTGAAATGTCAAAGGGATGTTCACAAACATATGAACAA TATGACGATTCCATTTACTTCACTCGTCATTCTGATTCCTTTTTTCAACTCCCGACTGATGGCCATCTATCGCCACCTGGTGCCATGGGTCAACCCCATTCTTCACATCTTGCTGCGGGGTTCGATACAAGGGAATTCCCCCGACGTAGATTAATGACAGCAACAG aaATGGAAGTTGAAGCAATTCGAGCTTCTCCTACACCTTGTGTTGCACCAAGGAAG tctGACAGTCCAACAAGAAAAAGACTTCGTACGTCATCATGTAATGAATTACCCGGTTACCATGGCAACAGTCGACCAATAGAACAAGATCATTTGAG ACGTCGAGTTTCCACGTTAAAAAAGCGAGTTTCTCAACAACCAACAATCACAGGAAGTGATGGAGAACATTTTTCATTGGTCGATTCAATTCACCATGTGACATCATCACCCAAT AACTTAGATCTGACGACACCGCATTCCTCATATTACGAACCACCTGGATTggataattatgacatcacacatacAATTAACGACGGGCACAG aaattacGACATTCCTGTCGCGTCAAACGATGAGATTGGGCGAAATACCCCTGTTCCTCGTGGGGATTCCCCAATGAATGTGGAAGATTTCATTTCGAGCTTAAACGAGGGGGTTCCCCCTCAGTGTATGAACCCCAGTGTTGGTGAAGCGATGTTGTTGGATGAAAACTCAA TCGAGCACAGCTACAGTAACCATGGTTACGAGCGGTCACGCACCAATACACAGTTGCCACAACAACCACCGACCAATCCGAGACGATACGATTCAACTCACCATCGACACCCAGTGGTGATTGGTATGGACAGGATGCAATATACGAGCGCACTCCCCATCTCTGTGCCTGTTACCATGACAACGGTACCATACCATGGCTACAGCGGGAACCCCCGTACCCACCCAGGGCCATGCTCCATACCCCCAAGGGTTGTGG CTTTCCCCACCCAAACAGCACCAGTGTTATCCACATGTACTCGACCACCTATGAACCTACAGCCACCACCACAACAACCACAACACATTGCACCTTACCCCTACCATGATATGCATCATATATATCCAACCAACCATCTTCCATTTCCAACTGTACCAATATCAAGGCCCACCACACACCCAC atttgaACTCAACACGACCAACTCACGTTGATCATCTTGTTTCAACCATCGGGGGGAACCAGAGAGCCATCTACCCTCTCCCAACCATATCCGGTCAAAATCGACCAATTAGCTCAACCCAACCGGTTCCGCCCCAGTTGTTCGGTTACCGTGGCAACATCCTGTACAGAGAGGGTCAGTGTGGGGGGTTACCCTCCCGACAGCGCACGGTACCTGTGGGTCAATCAACTTACCCACATCATGTGTTCACCTACGGTGATGCATCACGAGCTCATTATATCAGGAATCGGCAAATG CCCATCCCATACCCTGGTAACTTACAAGCTGAACATCCTCGAATAAACGAAGACGCTGTACCAGTAGGTGGGGCTGCTCAGCCACCTCGGGCAGTTGCCATGCCAACCACATTCATGCCGGCAGTACCAGCGCTGTATCATCACGATTATTCAGTTGATGGTCACTCAGCACAG AATGGTCACCGGGGTGCAGCATCGAGCGCTGTGCACGCTCCATCATTGCATTCACAtcctattgtgatgtcaccaTGGAACGTACCACAAGTGATTCCACCATTACCACAATTCCTTGCTTTCCCact CCCCACCCTCCCAGGTTTCATGTTTAACCCTTTCATGACCTTTCGGCCTCTGCTGGCATTGGACGAAGATGTTGACCCAACCAACTATGAG GCTTTGATCAACCTGGCTGAGAGATTGGGTGAAGTGAAGCCACAAGGATTATCCAAACCAAGGATTGACCAGCTTACTTCATATCGATTCAAACCTGGTTTATCGAGTCCGGATCAACCAATATGTGTTGTGTGTATGTCGGAGTGGGAACCCAAGCAGCTGCTTCGTGTGTTGCCGTGCAAACATGAATTTCACGCAAAATGTGTCGACCGCTGGCTAAGA tcaAATCGTACCTGCCCCATATGTCGGGGTGATGCGGGCCAGCAACGTTCTCGGTCTACTCACCGTCCTTCCGGTCACGTGCGTAACCTAGCAACAACGCAATGA
- the LOC100184345 gene encoding somatostatin receptor type 5: MALPGSTLGFVVAAPTTQLPLSADVLSELPYNSTDTGALKILIPDNQMQGRTPPTTTTAPSMCILSPPDHFENVVVPSIYIVICIVGLLGNGVVLGLLLRPDHSHIHGNKPSVTNILVINLALADFIFVGALPFWITERFLRGSWIFGNFGCKFLSFISLLNLYGSVFFLVAMGIDRYLAVVFAVRARNYRTPRNAIRVCIGIWLFASIIAAQALVYREICVNGDVSRCLWHLPGGDAYQIAYFVTRTALGFFLPVFVIIYCYSFIIISLRRRSRNMSASGVRITNQQQKVTRLILAVVSLFVVCWLPNHIVTVINALTLHDIELQYKLHLPTASLISTCLAYANSSINPVLYALMKEDVRLQLIELIRKTCGCAKKENPNRLPSQPHKPSEEDEQRRQATLDALNRRREDKVETVLPPSDDANDTLLDSTGSPYPAQRTSDDQLSAESKQPIDTMVISNESPAITKAATHV, encoded by the exons ATGGCGCTTCCAGGGTCCACGCTTGGTTTTGTAGTTGCCGCCCCGACCACGCAGCTTCCATTGTCTGCTGATGTGCTTTCTGAGCTTCCCTACAACTCAACCGATACTGGGGCTCTGAAAATTCTCATCCCCGACAATCAGATGCAAGGACGAACTCCGCCAACTACTACAACAGCTCCATCTATGTGTATCTTATCGCCGCCAGATCACTTTGAAAATGTGGTCGTCCCATCAATCTACATTGTCATCTGCATCGTCGGTCTTCTCGGCAACGGAGTAGTCCTTGGCCTTTTACTCAGACCAGATCATAGTCATATACATGGCAATAAACCATCTGTGACCAACATACTGGTTATCAATTTGGCGTTAGCtgactttatttttgtagGGGCGCTTCCATTTTGGATTACTGAGAGATTTCTGCGTGGAAG TTGGATTTTTGGAAACTTTGGATGTAAGTTTCTAAGTTTTATTTCCCTGCTGAATTTGTATGGGAGCGTCTTCTTCCTCGTGGCAATGGGAATTGACCGGTACTTGGCAGTCGTCTTCGCAGTCCGTGCAAGGAATTACCGAACACCTAGGAATGCCATTCGAGTCTGCATAGGAATTTGGCTCTTCGCGAGCATCATTGCCGCTCAAGCTCTCGTCTACAGAgaa ATCTGCGTAAACGGTGACGTTTCTCGATGCTTGTGGCACCTGCCTGGTGGGGACGCATATCAGATTGCGTATTTCGTTACCAGGACAGCACTGGGATTCTTTCTGCCAGTATTTGTGATCATATACTGCTACAGCTTTATCATTATTTCGCTAAGACGTAGATCCAGGAATATGTCTGCTAGCGGTGTGAGGATAACGAACCAACAACAAAAG GTTACACGTTTAATATTAGCTGTGGTAAGTTTGTTCGTCGTATGCTGGCTTCCCAATCATATTGTGACAGTGATTAATGCGCTTACATTGCATGACATTGAACTACAATACAAACTTCATCTACCG ACCGCTAGCTTGATATCGACTTGTTTGGCCTACGCTAATTCCAGCATTAACCCCGTGCTCTACGCGCTGATGAAAGAAGATGTGAGGCTGCAGCTTATTGAACTG ATTCGAAAGACTTGTGGTTgtgcaaaaaaagaaaatccgAATCGGTTGCCATCGCAACCGCACAAACCTTCCGAAGAGGATGAACAGCGACGTCAAGCGACATTAGA TGCTCTTAACCGCcgacgtgaggataaagttgaAACTGTTCTACCTCCGTCAGACGACGCTAATGACACACTTCTTGATTCGACGGGATCCCCATATCCAGCACAACGTACAAGTGATGATCAACTAAGTGCAGAAAGCAAGCAACCCATAGATACCATGGTCATCAGCAACGAGTCTCCAGCTATCACAAAGGCAGCAACACACGTTTGA